The window GTAATCAAACGGATTTAGATTTTGCGACCGGTGTTAATCTGCTTTATTACAAATGGTTTGTATCCACAGCAAAAAGTCCAAATAAtagttaacaataataatcagTGTGAATGCGCGCTTCTCAGTAATGGTGAAATTCCTGCAACAATCGCCTATCCTATCACAGTGCCACAAACGTTGTTGAACGTATTGGACGACAATCAACGAATAATCTTTTACGTTTATGGATATTTGCAATTTCCGGAGGATAAAAATGTTCTGTTAATGGTGGAAGGTATAGCATTTACGTTAGACAACTAGATTATAAAATCagcaaaaaaagttaatacgTGTTTATATCATTAGCGCTTTGTCACGGGAGAACGGATAACGTTGTGCTACTCGATTGGAGTAAATACTCGATGAATGGCTCTTACGCGTCCGTTTTCAGAAATGCTGAAAAAGTAGGGAGTTTATTCGCACAAAGTATACGACTGCTTGTGGATAGCGGCTTGGACgtgtcaaaaatttatattatcggCCACTCCCTGGGTGCTCATATAGCTGGCTTCGTGGGTAAATGCAATTCCTTCAAGATATCTCGCATAACAGGTACATAATCAAATTATCTTcaatgtgttttatttatacgtttagtaattcttatattattttaaataattgattcttttaatggttatattttctatatttttttttgtttatcatGTCAACGAGAAGTtggctattaaaaaatttgtaatatatagttttaaacGGTCCATATTATTTgtggataattaaaaaatgttttgcaacataaaattattgtttatagcATTGGATCCTGCAAatcctattttttattttcccggATGTTACCTTACACATAATGATGCAATGTGGGTCGATGTTATTCATACAGACATAGGTGGCTATGGTACACTAACATCTGTAGGAACTGCGGACTATTATGTGAATGGTGGAACTCGTCCTCAACCTGGTTGCAAATTACTTGGCTTACCATTAAGCGATgttggtaataataatcaatgcAACTAAATCTTATATTGTTAACCCTTTgcagtataaattaattttaaaacaaattatttatcattaaatatttatttaatgatatttaacataaatattcattgtttaatgttacaatatgttaacgtaattattactattaaaaaaattttaattaagttgggAATTTTTAAGACAGTTTattgattgcaattattttgactgttttaaaagtatatatttggataattatatagagaattgtttaaaacaattatattaaatgcatgtaatataaaattgcaaaaagtCAATTTGtcagtaattttttctaattgctTTCTAAGTTTTTGATTTGTTTTGTTGTTATATTGTTGCTAGATCTCTGTAGTCATCAAAAATCAGTCGTGCTATATGCAAAATTGAAACTTCATCCTATGAAATTTGAAGCAAAGGAGTGTCCTTCCTTTTTTCGctatatattaaatgattGTTATAAAGTTTGGCAAATCGATATTGGATATGCAGCAGCAAACATGTAAGATACTTAACATTTTACTTAATCATAAAGTAAGTCAAGTAAATTAACAATTGTctttaaatagtaataaagatattaactctttaaaatcttttacagACGTGGATCATTTTACTTTCGTGTAAATACAATATAGTACAATATAGTAcagttatttattacattaaagaaGGTTTGTAGAAAGTTTAACAATAcgctaattattaataataaactttcttaaatttttaatagtatcaataacaaaaaagataaaaaattttaaaaattagataataaataaaaaatagtcaaATAGAGTGTGATGTAATTTGCGAAATCTATGAGACTCTATATATTTAGaatgtatattacaattttattagaagaactgtgaatatataatattgcgactatttttctcatatgctgtttgataattttaataaatttaattaatttaattttttctttagtatAATGTCAATCAATTTTCGTCATCTTCatgaatttgttttatataactacCTCATAAAATCTAAAGTTGCccacttattaaaaaaaagactatTAACACAAAAGTAAATTGTTTTCTGTTTAATGGAAATACATGCatgcattatataaaataatattatgttagcAAATGTGATCGTATTATTATgcaaaacgttaaataaattattttaattatatattctacagattaattaaaatcagaagTTCTTGTGAAATTATATCAAAGTTCACTATAGCTTGAGGGCAAATCCAGCAAAACGTTAATATCGAATAGAGTTTGCACGCTTAGCATTGCAATTATGCGTGCATGTAATACGCATTCCGATTACTCTATTAACAGTACCTTGCACAGCTTAgctaatattgatttttattactaaacaggtttattttttgttttgtcatGTGTCAATATTAAGTAGATTGCGTAgcaattatcataaattaaagtaaGCTTAAGGTTTTCAatgtatatttgatattactattaacatttctaaaaaatcaagatttttaacatttgacatatcatatttttaaaaagtatctaTTTGTGATACTATATTAAACAGAATATATGAAGTATGCAACAATAGAACatcaaagaaatataaaaaaccatAAATAAAAGAGAGCTTGTAGTTTTATTGTCAAatctgttattattaatattaaatttgttttgaatgagtaaaattattcataaaaacgagtaaattttaatcaaattggtgaataataagaaaaatataataaagagaaGAATGCTAATTTGGTCCAATTGTGTAAAAGATATCAACGGAAAGTATGGGCGTATTGATAAGtgacattatttatattaatacgatTACAAActattatcttttatgagaaaaaaattactcaagTTTACATTAACCTCTTAATTTAATAGCTTAATTTTGTGCTAGATTGTGTAAAATAAGAACTAAATATCTGCGTTAACAtacttgttctttttttgGACAGGATTTTTTGCTagtttttatctataattttcaaagaacaatctgtatatttttttaataaaaaaaaatgatagc of the Monomorium pharaonis isolate MP-MQ-018 chromosome 11, ASM1337386v2, whole genome shotgun sequence genome contains:
- the LOC105837783 gene encoding lipase member H; protein product: MDVLVCTGIVQLNSILRLCEKRPIIWFMSQLSYMEVVRIYITLESSLCVEWHIDTIQSRSGLEVYFLHSFDQFLLFKMLPLIIHLYVILLIFVTKIIHGQSLCSCNQTDLDFATGVNLLYYKCNGEIPATIAYPITVPQTLLNVLDDNQRIIFYVYGYLQFPEDKNVLLMVEALCHGRTDNVVLLDWSKYSMNGSYASVFRNAEKVGSLFAQSIRLLVDSGLDVSKIYIIGHSLGAHIAGFVGKCNSFKISRITALDPANPIFYFPGCYLTHNDAMWVDVIHTDIGGYGTLTSVGTADYYVNGGTRPQPGCKLLGLPLSDVDLCSHQKSVVLYAKLKLHPMKFEAKECPSFFRYILNDCYKVWQIDIGYAAANIRGSFYFRVNTI